A portion of the Flavobacterium magnum genome contains these proteins:
- a CDS encoding DNA-processing protein DprA translates to MRNSTKITGIIALANLKGIGPAFVKKAISNNCFNSSNYVEEIKRIIEPNNKFFEDDIIFESVEYAKEIIFKCQQENIEIIDLTSEDYPPILKELKDAPSILYCKGNLELLYQNTICIIGTREPNENGEKIAERIGSYFSQVNWNICNGLAQGIDSFAIQKNNNFHQKIIGVLAGGLNYNSKKTLLKRTAENAERTLESGGLLISEIPPDKKEDTFTVVKSCRIQAGLSKGLVIIQSSIDGGSRFTTKAFCETARPIAIINPIQADYTNLNYNANIEIIENKKKGLSKFTEIKEDKILTSTIFTIKSRDDYQEFENILNSEKQIIKHTTLFS, encoded by the coding sequence ATGAGAAATAGCACTAAAATCACAGGAATAATTGCACTGGCAAATCTTAAAGGCATTGGCCCCGCATTTGTTAAAAAAGCTATTTCGAATAATTGTTTTAATTCTTCAAATTATGTAGAAGAAATCAAACGCATTATAGAACCAAACAATAAATTTTTTGAAGACGATATTATTTTCGAATCTGTTGAATATGCAAAGGAAATAATTTTTAAATGTCAACAAGAAAATATAGAAATTATTGATTTGACAAGTGAGGATTATCCTCCAATTCTTAAAGAACTAAAGGATGCTCCATCTATTCTTTATTGTAAAGGTAATTTAGAACTACTTTATCAGAATACTATCTGCATAATTGGTACTCGCGAACCAAATGAAAATGGCGAAAAAATCGCTGAACGAATTGGCTCTTATTTTTCTCAAGTAAACTGGAACATCTGTAACGGTTTGGCTCAAGGAATTGATAGTTTTGCAATTCAAAAAAACAATAACTTTCATCAAAAGATTATTGGCGTTTTAGCTGGCGGGCTTAATTATAATTCAAAAAAAACTCTTTTGAAAAGAACAGCTGAAAATGCCGAAAGAACATTAGAAAGCGGAGGTTTATTAATATCCGAAATACCACCCGACAAAAAAGAAGACACTTTTACCGTAGTTAAATCTTGTAGAATTCAAGCTGGACTATCCAAAGGACTTGTAATAATTCAAAGTTCAATCGATGGAGGTTCGAGATTTACTACTAAAGCATTTTGTGAAACTGCTCGACCAATTGCAATAATCAATCCTATCCAAGCCGATTATACTAATTTAAATTACAATGCCAATATTGAGATTATTGAAAATAAGAAAAAAGGACTTTCCAAATTTACCGAAATAAAAGAAGACAAAATTTTGACTAGTACCATCTTTACGATAAAGTCAAGAGATGATTACCAAGAGTTTGAAAACATTTTGAATTCTGAAAAACAAATTATCAAACACACGACCCTATTTAGTTGA